A genomic region of Micropterus dolomieu isolate WLL.071019.BEF.003 ecotype Adirondacks linkage group LG11, ASM2129224v1, whole genome shotgun sequence contains the following coding sequences:
- the LOC123979657 gene encoding uncharacterized protein LOC123979657 isoform X6 — MVRGCAFPNCANKMSRNTKHSFHRLPLSDMETLKLWLGVLQMDANTPVQTLRLEDHRVCSDHFDRDDYCQPKKRRSAIPKHFFLKKNAVPRPKGPAADGPQDRTGTASTTAFTVPHTATEDIPQIQHEDAAEHADSSDVSMSFGEMSQDPLDVSFSSQGTITSSSPESGSVLGSSNGETPGGWAERKWLVKDSKLMELFKRCPTCGCYVDAKTVAIHSSQVQPASYLSFSMHTEISMTKSYSTSFRKQHLERQQNTVVMPDVIALKRPAVVMEVTEVPEGLNHLLYIGVDPCLPRWKSPLHHICGVHRWEENGIEYTCHHPVLTEEQRGRKTWLKADSPAFQALKADAMDKILLRALKQMTRFTHTDSWRCTILPG, encoded by the exons ATGGTACGTGGCTGCGCATTTCCTAACTGTGCCAACAAAATGTCACGCAACACTAAGCACAGCTTTCACAGACTACCTCTGTCCGACATGGAAACGCTGAAGTTGTGGTTAGGTGTGCTACAAATGGATGCTAACACTCCTGTCCAGACGCTGCGGCTTGAAGACCATCGGGTCTGCAGTGACCACTTTGACCGGGATGACTACTGCCAGCCGAAGAAGAGAAGAAGTGCTATACCTAAGCACTTTTTCCTAAAGAAAAATGCTGTTCCAAGACCGAAGGGACCTGCTGCAGACGGACCGCAG GACCGGACTGGCACCGCCTCAACCACAGCTTTCACTGTCCCGCATACAGCCACTGAAGACATACCCCAA ATTCAACATGAAGATGCAGCGGAACATGCAGACAGCAGTGACGTCAGCATGAGCTTCGGGGAGATGTCTCAGGACCCGTTAGACGTCAGTTTTTCATCACAAGGCACCATCACGTCTTCCAGCCCGGAGTCTGGTTCTGTCTTAGGAAGCTCCAACGGAGAAACTCCAGGAGGATGGGCTGAAAGGAAGTGGCTGGTGAAAGATTCAAAGCTCATGGAACTTTTTAAAAGATGCCCCACGTGTGGCTGTTACGTTGATGCGAAAACAGTTGCTATACATTCCAGCCAAGT TCAACCTGCCTCGTACCTGTCCTTCAGCATGCATACAGAGATCAGCATGACAAAATCATACAGCACCTCCTTCAGGAAACAGCACCTGGAAAGGCAGCAGAACACTGTGGTGATGCCAGATGTGATAGCCCTG AAGCGCCCAGCAGTAGTGATGGAGGTCACGGAGGTTCCAGAGGGGCTGAACCACCTGCTGTACATTGGAGTGGAT ccGTGTTTGCCTCGGTGGAAGTCTCCTCTGCATCATATCTGCGGCGTACATCGATGGGAGGAGAATGGGATTGAGTACACCTGTCATCACCCAGTCTTGACAGAGGAGCAGCGGGGAAGAAAGACATGGCTCAAGGCAGATTCACCTGCTTTCCAGGCTCTCAAAGCAGATGCGATGGACAAGATTCTCCTTCGAGCCTTGAAGCAGATGACACGCTTCACACACACT GATTCCTGGAGGTGTACCATTCTTCCAGGATGA
- the LOC123979657 gene encoding uncharacterized protein LOC123979657 isoform X8, with amino-acid sequence MVRGCAFPNCANKMSRNTKHSFHRLPLSDMETLKLWLGVLQMDANTPVQTLRLEDHRVCSDHFDRDDYCQPKKRRSAIPKHFFLKKNAVPRPKGPAADGPQDRTGTASTTAFTVPHTATEDIPQIQHEDAAEHADSSDVSMSFGEMSQDPLDVSFSSQGTITSSSPESGSVLGSSNGETPGGWAERKWLVKDSKLMELFKRCPTCGCYVDAKTVAIHSSQVQPASYLSFSMHTEISMTKSYSTSFRKQHLERQQNTVVMPDVIALKRPAVVMEVTEVPEGLNHLLYIGVDPCLPRWKSPLHHICGVHRWEENGIEYTCHHPVLTEEQRGRKTWLKADSPAFQALKADAMDKILLRALKQMTRFTHTM; translated from the exons ATGGTACGTGGCTGCGCATTTCCTAACTGTGCCAACAAAATGTCACGCAACACTAAGCACAGCTTTCACAGACTACCTCTGTCCGACATGGAAACGCTGAAGTTGTGGTTAGGTGTGCTACAAATGGATGCTAACACTCCTGTCCAGACGCTGCGGCTTGAAGACCATCGGGTCTGCAGTGACCACTTTGACCGGGATGACTACTGCCAGCCGAAGAAGAGAAGAAGTGCTATACCTAAGCACTTTTTCCTAAAGAAAAATGCTGTTCCAAGACCGAAGGGACCTGCTGCAGACGGACCGCAG GACCGGACTGGCACCGCCTCAACCACAGCTTTCACTGTCCCGCATACAGCCACTGAAGACATACCCCAA ATTCAACATGAAGATGCAGCGGAACATGCAGACAGCAGTGACGTCAGCATGAGCTTCGGGGAGATGTCTCAGGACCCGTTAGACGTCAGTTTTTCATCACAAGGCACCATCACGTCTTCCAGCCCGGAGTCTGGTTCTGTCTTAGGAAGCTCCAACGGAGAAACTCCAGGAGGATGGGCTGAAAGGAAGTGGCTGGTGAAAGATTCAAAGCTCATGGAACTTTTTAAAAGATGCCCCACGTGTGGCTGTTACGTTGATGCGAAAACAGTTGCTATACATTCCAGCCAAGT TCAACCTGCCTCGTACCTGTCCTTCAGCATGCATACAGAGATCAGCATGACAAAATCATACAGCACCTCCTTCAGGAAACAGCACCTGGAAAGGCAGCAGAACACTGTGGTGATGCCAGATGTGATAGCCCTG AAGCGCCCAGCAGTAGTGATGGAGGTCACGGAGGTTCCAGAGGGGCTGAACCACCTGCTGTACATTGGAGTGGAT ccGTGTTTGCCTCGGTGGAAGTCTCCTCTGCATCATATCTGCGGCGTACATCGATGGGAGGAGAATGGGATTGAGTACACCTGTCATCACCCAGTCTTGACAGAGGAGCAGCGGGGAAGAAAGACATGGCTCAAGGCAGATTCACCTGCTTTCCAGGCTCTCAAAGCAGATGCGATGGACAAGATTCTCCTTCGAGCCTTGAAGCAGATGACACGCTTCACACACACTATGT GA
- the LOC123979657 gene encoding uncharacterized protein LOC123979657 isoform X4, which produces MVRGCAFPNCANKMSRNTKHSFHRLPLSDMETLKLWLGVLQMDANTPVQTLRLEDHRVCSDHFDRDDYCQPKKRRSAIPKHFFLKKNAVPRPKGPAADGPQDRTGTASTTAFTVPHTATEDIPQIQHEDAAEHADSSDVSMSFGEMSQDPLDVSFSSQGTITSSSPESGSVLGSSNGETPGGWAERKWLVKDSKLMELFKRCPTCGCYVDAKTVAIHSSQVQPASYLSFSMHTEISMTKSYSTSFRKQHLERQQNTVVMPDVIALKRPAVVMEVTEVPEGLNHLLYIGVDPCLPRWKSPLHHICGVHRWEENGIEYTCHHPVLTEEQRGRKTWLKADSPAFQALKADAMDKILLRALKQMTRFTHTMCTQSDLFHSSFPVLFSSY; this is translated from the exons ATGGTACGTGGCTGCGCATTTCCTAACTGTGCCAACAAAATGTCACGCAACACTAAGCACAGCTTTCACAGACTACCTCTGTCCGACATGGAAACGCTGAAGTTGTGGTTAGGTGTGCTACAAATGGATGCTAACACTCCTGTCCAGACGCTGCGGCTTGAAGACCATCGGGTCTGCAGTGACCACTTTGACCGGGATGACTACTGCCAGCCGAAGAAGAGAAGAAGTGCTATACCTAAGCACTTTTTCCTAAAGAAAAATGCTGTTCCAAGACCGAAGGGACCTGCTGCAGACGGACCGCAG GACCGGACTGGCACCGCCTCAACCACAGCTTTCACTGTCCCGCATACAGCCACTGAAGACATACCCCAA ATTCAACATGAAGATGCAGCGGAACATGCAGACAGCAGTGACGTCAGCATGAGCTTCGGGGAGATGTCTCAGGACCCGTTAGACGTCAGTTTTTCATCACAAGGCACCATCACGTCTTCCAGCCCGGAGTCTGGTTCTGTCTTAGGAAGCTCCAACGGAGAAACTCCAGGAGGATGGGCTGAAAGGAAGTGGCTGGTGAAAGATTCAAAGCTCATGGAACTTTTTAAAAGATGCCCCACGTGTGGCTGTTACGTTGATGCGAAAACAGTTGCTATACATTCCAGCCAAGT TCAACCTGCCTCGTACCTGTCCTTCAGCATGCATACAGAGATCAGCATGACAAAATCATACAGCACCTCCTTCAGGAAACAGCACCTGGAAAGGCAGCAGAACACTGTGGTGATGCCAGATGTGATAGCCCTG AAGCGCCCAGCAGTAGTGATGGAGGTCACGGAGGTTCCAGAGGGGCTGAACCACCTGCTGTACATTGGAGTGGAT ccGTGTTTGCCTCGGTGGAAGTCTCCTCTGCATCATATCTGCGGCGTACATCGATGGGAGGAGAATGGGATTGAGTACACCTGTCATCACCCAGTCTTGACAGAGGAGCAGCGGGGAAGAAAGACATGGCTCAAGGCAGATTCACCTGCTTTCCAGGCTCTCAAAGCAGATGCGATGGACAAGATTCTCCTTCGAGCCTTGAAGCAGATGACACGCTTCACACACACTATGTGTACACAGTCAGATTTGTTTCATTCAAGTTTTCCTGTGTTGTTCAGCAGTTACTGA
- the LOC123979657 gene encoding uncharacterized protein LOC123979657 isoform X2, with product MVRGCAFPNCANKMSRNTKHSFHRLPLSDMETLKLWLGVLQMDANTPVQTLRLEDHRVCSDHFDRDDYCQPKKRRSAIPKHFFLKKNAVPRPKGPAADGPQDRTGTASTTAFTVPHTATEDIPQIQHEDAAEHADSSDVSMSFGEMSQDPLDVSFSSQGTITSSSPESGSVLGSSNGETPGGWAERKWLVKDSKLMELFKRCPTCGCYVDAKTVAIHSSQVQPASYLSFSMHTEISMTKSYSTSFRKQHLERQQNTVVMPDVIALLCGLTHLPAISSSSCSTSSGSLPTCESTCSPVCFPASAPQSLSSTAAIPLPPCSPQITLIATCPHLNPPVCIKIVLPAICWSISCDWVLHFQSLTPPTLSMMMLERKSSFGIGREAPSSSDGGHGGSRGAEPPAVHWSGCSRVCLGGSLLCIISAAYIDGRRMGLSTPVITQS from the exons ATGGTACGTGGCTGCGCATTTCCTAACTGTGCCAACAAAATGTCACGCAACACTAAGCACAGCTTTCACAGACTACCTCTGTCCGACATGGAAACGCTGAAGTTGTGGTTAGGTGTGCTACAAATGGATGCTAACACTCCTGTCCAGACGCTGCGGCTTGAAGACCATCGGGTCTGCAGTGACCACTTTGACCGGGATGACTACTGCCAGCCGAAGAAGAGAAGAAGTGCTATACCTAAGCACTTTTTCCTAAAGAAAAATGCTGTTCCAAGACCGAAGGGACCTGCTGCAGACGGACCGCAG GACCGGACTGGCACCGCCTCAACCACAGCTTTCACTGTCCCGCATACAGCCACTGAAGACATACCCCAA ATTCAACATGAAGATGCAGCGGAACATGCAGACAGCAGTGACGTCAGCATGAGCTTCGGGGAGATGTCTCAGGACCCGTTAGACGTCAGTTTTTCATCACAAGGCACCATCACGTCTTCCAGCCCGGAGTCTGGTTCTGTCTTAGGAAGCTCCAACGGAGAAACTCCAGGAGGATGGGCTGAAAGGAAGTGGCTGGTGAAAGATTCAAAGCTCATGGAACTTTTTAAAAGATGCCCCACGTGTGGCTGTTACGTTGATGCGAAAACAGTTGCTATACATTCCAGCCAAGT TCAACCTGCCTCGTACCTGTCCTTCAGCATGCATACAGAGATCAGCATGACAAAATCATACAGCACCTCCTTCAGGAAACAGCACCTGGAAAGGCAGCAGAACACTGTGGTGATGCCAGATGTGATAGCCCTG CTCTGTGGACTCACACACCTGCCTGCTATCAGCTCATCCTCCTGCAGCACGTCTTCTG GATCTCTGCCCACCTGCGAGTCtacctgctcacctgtctgcttTCCAGCCTCCGCTCCTCAATCTCTCTCCTCCACTGCTGCCATCCCTCTTCCCCCCTGCAGTCCTCAAATCACTCTCATAGCCACTTGCCCACACCTTAACCCCCCTGTTTGCATTAAGATTGTCTTACCAGCTATATGCTGGTCCATTTCCTGCGATTGGGTTCTCCACTTCCAGTCCCTAACACCACCTACTCTTTCCATGATGATGCTAGAAAGGAAATCCTCATTTGGAATTGGTCGCG AAGCGCCCAGCAGTAGTGATGGAGGTCACGGAGGTTCCAGAGGGGCTGAACCACCTGCTGTACATTGGAGTGGATGTAG ccGTGTTTGCCTCGGTGGAAGTCTCCTCTGCATCATATCTGCGGCGTACATCGATGGGAGGAGAATGGGATTGAGTACACCTGTCATCACCCAGTCTTGA
- the LOC123979657 gene encoding uncharacterized protein LOC123979657 isoform X1: MVRGCAFPNCANKMSRNTKHSFHRLPLSDMETLKLWLGVLQMDANTPVQTLRLEDHRVCSDHFDRDDYCQPKKRRSAIPKHFFLKKNAVPRPKGPAADGPQDRTGTASTTAFTVPHTATEDIPQIQHEDAAEHADSSDVSMSFGEMSQDPLDVSFSSQGTITSSSPESGSVLGSSNGETPGGWAERKWLVKDSKLMELFKRCPTCGCYVDAKTVAIHSSQVQPASYLSFSMHTEISMTKSYSTSFRKQHLERQQNTVVMPDVIALLCGLTHLPAISSSSCSTSSGILSYGSLPTCESTCSPVCFPASAPQSLSSTAAIPLPPCSPQITLIATCPHLNPPVCIKIVLPAICWSISCDWVLHFQSLTPPTLSMMMLERKSSFGIGREAPSSSDGGHGGSRGAEPPAVHWSGCSRVCLGGSLLCIISAAYIDGRRMGLSTPVITQS; encoded by the exons ATGGTACGTGGCTGCGCATTTCCTAACTGTGCCAACAAAATGTCACGCAACACTAAGCACAGCTTTCACAGACTACCTCTGTCCGACATGGAAACGCTGAAGTTGTGGTTAGGTGTGCTACAAATGGATGCTAACACTCCTGTCCAGACGCTGCGGCTTGAAGACCATCGGGTCTGCAGTGACCACTTTGACCGGGATGACTACTGCCAGCCGAAGAAGAGAAGAAGTGCTATACCTAAGCACTTTTTCCTAAAGAAAAATGCTGTTCCAAGACCGAAGGGACCTGCTGCAGACGGACCGCAG GACCGGACTGGCACCGCCTCAACCACAGCTTTCACTGTCCCGCATACAGCCACTGAAGACATACCCCAA ATTCAACATGAAGATGCAGCGGAACATGCAGACAGCAGTGACGTCAGCATGAGCTTCGGGGAGATGTCTCAGGACCCGTTAGACGTCAGTTTTTCATCACAAGGCACCATCACGTCTTCCAGCCCGGAGTCTGGTTCTGTCTTAGGAAGCTCCAACGGAGAAACTCCAGGAGGATGGGCTGAAAGGAAGTGGCTGGTGAAAGATTCAAAGCTCATGGAACTTTTTAAAAGATGCCCCACGTGTGGCTGTTACGTTGATGCGAAAACAGTTGCTATACATTCCAGCCAAGT TCAACCTGCCTCGTACCTGTCCTTCAGCATGCATACAGAGATCAGCATGACAAAATCATACAGCACCTCCTTCAGGAAACAGCACCTGGAAAGGCAGCAGAACACTGTGGTGATGCCAGATGTGATAGCCCTG CTCTGTGGACTCACACACCTGCCTGCTATCAGCTCATCCTCCTGCAGCACGTCTTCTGGTATACTATCTTATG GATCTCTGCCCACCTGCGAGTCtacctgctcacctgtctgcttTCCAGCCTCCGCTCCTCAATCTCTCTCCTCCACTGCTGCCATCCCTCTTCCCCCCTGCAGTCCTCAAATCACTCTCATAGCCACTTGCCCACACCTTAACCCCCCTGTTTGCATTAAGATTGTCTTACCAGCTATATGCTGGTCCATTTCCTGCGATTGGGTTCTCCACTTCCAGTCCCTAACACCACCTACTCTTTCCATGATGATGCTAGAAAGGAAATCCTCATTTGGAATTGGTCGCG AAGCGCCCAGCAGTAGTGATGGAGGTCACGGAGGTTCCAGAGGGGCTGAACCACCTGCTGTACATTGGAGTGGATGTAG ccGTGTTTGCCTCGGTGGAAGTCTCCTCTGCATCATATCTGCGGCGTACATCGATGGGAGGAGAATGGGATTGAGTACACCTGTCATCACCCAGTCTTGA
- the LOC123979657 gene encoding uncharacterized protein LOC123979657 isoform X10: MVRGCAFPNCANKMSRNTKHSFHRLPLSDMETLKLWLGVLQMDANTPVQTLRLEDHRVCSDHFDRDDYCQPKKRRSAIPKHFFLKKNAVPRPKGPAADGPQDRTGTASTTAFTVPHTATEDIPQIQHEDAAEHADSSDVSMSFGEMSQDPLDVSFSSQGTITSSSPESGSVLGSSNGETPGGWAERKWLVKDSKLMELFKRCPTCGCYVDAKTVAIHSSQVQPASYLSFSMHTEISMTKSYSTSFRKQHLERQQNTVVMPDVIALKRPAVVMEVTEVPEGLNHLLYIGVDVAVFASVEVSSASYLRRTSMGGEWD, from the exons ATGGTACGTGGCTGCGCATTTCCTAACTGTGCCAACAAAATGTCACGCAACACTAAGCACAGCTTTCACAGACTACCTCTGTCCGACATGGAAACGCTGAAGTTGTGGTTAGGTGTGCTACAAATGGATGCTAACACTCCTGTCCAGACGCTGCGGCTTGAAGACCATCGGGTCTGCAGTGACCACTTTGACCGGGATGACTACTGCCAGCCGAAGAAGAGAAGAAGTGCTATACCTAAGCACTTTTTCCTAAAGAAAAATGCTGTTCCAAGACCGAAGGGACCTGCTGCAGACGGACCGCAG GACCGGACTGGCACCGCCTCAACCACAGCTTTCACTGTCCCGCATACAGCCACTGAAGACATACCCCAA ATTCAACATGAAGATGCAGCGGAACATGCAGACAGCAGTGACGTCAGCATGAGCTTCGGGGAGATGTCTCAGGACCCGTTAGACGTCAGTTTTTCATCACAAGGCACCATCACGTCTTCCAGCCCGGAGTCTGGTTCTGTCTTAGGAAGCTCCAACGGAGAAACTCCAGGAGGATGGGCTGAAAGGAAGTGGCTGGTGAAAGATTCAAAGCTCATGGAACTTTTTAAAAGATGCCCCACGTGTGGCTGTTACGTTGATGCGAAAACAGTTGCTATACATTCCAGCCAAGT TCAACCTGCCTCGTACCTGTCCTTCAGCATGCATACAGAGATCAGCATGACAAAATCATACAGCACCTCCTTCAGGAAACAGCACCTGGAAAGGCAGCAGAACACTGTGGTGATGCCAGATGTGATAGCCCTG AAGCGCCCAGCAGTAGTGATGGAGGTCACGGAGGTTCCAGAGGGGCTGAACCACCTGCTGTACATTGGAGTGGATGTAG ccGTGTTTGCCTCGGTGGAAGTCTCCTCTGCATCATATCTGCGGCGTACATCGATGGGAGGAGAATGGGATTGA
- the LOC123979657 gene encoding uncharacterized protein LOC123979657 isoform X3 produces MVRGCAFPNCANKMSRNTKHSFHRLPLSDMETLKLWLGVLQMDANTPVQTLRLEDHRVCSDHFDRDDYCQPKKRRSAIPKHFFLKKNAVPRPKGPAADGPQDRTGTASTTAFTVPHTATEDIPQIQHEDAAEHADSSDVSMSFGEMSQDPLDVSFSSQGTITSSSPESGSVLGSSNGETPGGWAERKWLVKDSKLMELFKRCPTCGCYVDAKTVAIHSSQVQPASYLSFSMHTEISMTKSYSTSFRKQHLERQQNTVVMPDVIALLCGLTHLPAISSSSCSTSSGILSYGSLPTCESTCSPVCFPASAPQSLSSTAAIPLPPCSPQITLIATCPHLNPPVCIKIVLPAICWSISCDWVLHFQSLTPPTLSMMMLERKSSFGIGREAPSSSDGGHGGSRGAEPPAVHWSGSVFASVEVSSASYLRRTSMGGEWD; encoded by the exons ATGGTACGTGGCTGCGCATTTCCTAACTGTGCCAACAAAATGTCACGCAACACTAAGCACAGCTTTCACAGACTACCTCTGTCCGACATGGAAACGCTGAAGTTGTGGTTAGGTGTGCTACAAATGGATGCTAACACTCCTGTCCAGACGCTGCGGCTTGAAGACCATCGGGTCTGCAGTGACCACTTTGACCGGGATGACTACTGCCAGCCGAAGAAGAGAAGAAGTGCTATACCTAAGCACTTTTTCCTAAAGAAAAATGCTGTTCCAAGACCGAAGGGACCTGCTGCAGACGGACCGCAG GACCGGACTGGCACCGCCTCAACCACAGCTTTCACTGTCCCGCATACAGCCACTGAAGACATACCCCAA ATTCAACATGAAGATGCAGCGGAACATGCAGACAGCAGTGACGTCAGCATGAGCTTCGGGGAGATGTCTCAGGACCCGTTAGACGTCAGTTTTTCATCACAAGGCACCATCACGTCTTCCAGCCCGGAGTCTGGTTCTGTCTTAGGAAGCTCCAACGGAGAAACTCCAGGAGGATGGGCTGAAAGGAAGTGGCTGGTGAAAGATTCAAAGCTCATGGAACTTTTTAAAAGATGCCCCACGTGTGGCTGTTACGTTGATGCGAAAACAGTTGCTATACATTCCAGCCAAGT TCAACCTGCCTCGTACCTGTCCTTCAGCATGCATACAGAGATCAGCATGACAAAATCATACAGCACCTCCTTCAGGAAACAGCACCTGGAAAGGCAGCAGAACACTGTGGTGATGCCAGATGTGATAGCCCTG CTCTGTGGACTCACACACCTGCCTGCTATCAGCTCATCCTCCTGCAGCACGTCTTCTGGTATACTATCTTATG GATCTCTGCCCACCTGCGAGTCtacctgctcacctgtctgcttTCCAGCCTCCGCTCCTCAATCTCTCTCCTCCACTGCTGCCATCCCTCTTCCCCCCTGCAGTCCTCAAATCACTCTCATAGCCACTTGCCCACACCTTAACCCCCCTGTTTGCATTAAGATTGTCTTACCAGCTATATGCTGGTCCATTTCCTGCGATTGGGTTCTCCACTTCCAGTCCCTAACACCACCTACTCTTTCCATGATGATGCTAGAAAGGAAATCCTCATTTGGAATTGGTCGCG AAGCGCCCAGCAGTAGTGATGGAGGTCACGGAGGTTCCAGAGGGGCTGAACCACCTGCTGTACATTGGAGTGGAT ccGTGTTTGCCTCGGTGGAAGTCTCCTCTGCATCATATCTGCGGCGTACATCGATGGGAGGAGAATGGGATTGA
- the LOC123979657 gene encoding uncharacterized protein LOC123979657 isoform X5, with the protein MVRGCAFPNCANKMSRNTKHSFHRLPLSDMETLKLWLGVLQMDANTPVQTLRLEDHRVCSDHFDRDDYCQPKKRRSAIPKHFFLKKNAVPRPKGPAADGPQDRTGTASTTAFTVPHTATEDIPQIQHEDAAEHADSSDVSMSFGEMSQDPLDVSFSSQGTITSSSPESGSVLGSSNGETPGGWAERKWLVKDSKLMELFKRCPTCGCYVDAKTVAIHSSQVQPASYLSFSMHTEISMTKSYSTSFRKQHLERQQNTVVMPDVIALVANTPPCYGHGRTPAVSLKFSCVYPLLVFQDFPITLCPLFMLSVRCHGFPSSSVDSHTCLLSAHPPAARLLVYYLMDLCPPASLPAHLSAFQPPLLNLSPPLLPSLFPPAVLKSLS; encoded by the exons ATGGTACGTGGCTGCGCATTTCCTAACTGTGCCAACAAAATGTCACGCAACACTAAGCACAGCTTTCACAGACTACCTCTGTCCGACATGGAAACGCTGAAGTTGTGGTTAGGTGTGCTACAAATGGATGCTAACACTCCTGTCCAGACGCTGCGGCTTGAAGACCATCGGGTCTGCAGTGACCACTTTGACCGGGATGACTACTGCCAGCCGAAGAAGAGAAGAAGTGCTATACCTAAGCACTTTTTCCTAAAGAAAAATGCTGTTCCAAGACCGAAGGGACCTGCTGCAGACGGACCGCAG GACCGGACTGGCACCGCCTCAACCACAGCTTTCACTGTCCCGCATACAGCCACTGAAGACATACCCCAA ATTCAACATGAAGATGCAGCGGAACATGCAGACAGCAGTGACGTCAGCATGAGCTTCGGGGAGATGTCTCAGGACCCGTTAGACGTCAGTTTTTCATCACAAGGCACCATCACGTCTTCCAGCCCGGAGTCTGGTTCTGTCTTAGGAAGCTCCAACGGAGAAACTCCAGGAGGATGGGCTGAAAGGAAGTGGCTGGTGAAAGATTCAAAGCTCATGGAACTTTTTAAAAGATGCCCCACGTGTGGCTGTTACGTTGATGCGAAAACAGTTGCTATACATTCCAGCCAAGT TCAACCTGCCTCGTACCTGTCCTTCAGCATGCATACAGAGATCAGCATGACAAAATCATACAGCACCTCCTTCAGGAAACAGCACCTGGAAAGGCAGCAGAACACTGTGGTGATGCCAGATGTGATAGCCCTG gtAGCAAACACTCCACCTTGCTATGGCCATGGCCGGACCCCTGCAGTGTCTCTCAAGTTCTCTTGTGTTTACCCCCTCCTTGTGTTTCAGGATTTCCCCATCACTCTCTGTCCTTTGTTTATGTTGTCGGTGCGTTGTCATGGTTTCCCTTCCAGCTCTGTGGACTCACACACCTGCCTGCTATCAGCTCATCCTCCTGCAGCACGTCTTCTGGTATACTATCTTATG GATCTCTGCCCACCTGCGAGTCtacctgctcacctgtctgcttTCCAGCCTCCGCTCCTCAATCTCTCTCCTCCACTGCTGCCATCCCTCTTCCCCCCTGCAGTCCTCAAATCACTCTCATAG
- the LOC123979657 gene encoding uncharacterized protein LOC123979657 isoform X7 produces the protein MVRGCAFPNCANKMSRNTKHSFHRLPLSDMETLKLWLGVLQMDANTPVQTLRLEDHRVCSDHFDRDDYCQPKKRRSAIPKHFFLKKNAVPRPKGPAADGPQDRTGTASTTAFTVPHTATEDIPQIQHEDAAEHADSSDVSMSFGEMSQDPLDVSFSSQGTITSSSPESGSVLGSSNGETPGGWAERKWLVKDSKLMELFKRCPTCGCYVDAKTVAIHSSQVQPASYLSFSMHTEISMTKSYSTSFRKQHLERQQNTVVMPDVIALVANTPPCYGHGRTPAVSLKFSCVYPLLVFQDFPITLCPLFMLSVRCHGFPSSSVDSHTCLLSAHPPAARLLDLCPPASLPAHLSAFQPPLLNLSPPLLPSLFPPAVLKSLS, from the exons ATGGTACGTGGCTGCGCATTTCCTAACTGTGCCAACAAAATGTCACGCAACACTAAGCACAGCTTTCACAGACTACCTCTGTCCGACATGGAAACGCTGAAGTTGTGGTTAGGTGTGCTACAAATGGATGCTAACACTCCTGTCCAGACGCTGCGGCTTGAAGACCATCGGGTCTGCAGTGACCACTTTGACCGGGATGACTACTGCCAGCCGAAGAAGAGAAGAAGTGCTATACCTAAGCACTTTTTCCTAAAGAAAAATGCTGTTCCAAGACCGAAGGGACCTGCTGCAGACGGACCGCAG GACCGGACTGGCACCGCCTCAACCACAGCTTTCACTGTCCCGCATACAGCCACTGAAGACATACCCCAA ATTCAACATGAAGATGCAGCGGAACATGCAGACAGCAGTGACGTCAGCATGAGCTTCGGGGAGATGTCTCAGGACCCGTTAGACGTCAGTTTTTCATCACAAGGCACCATCACGTCTTCCAGCCCGGAGTCTGGTTCTGTCTTAGGAAGCTCCAACGGAGAAACTCCAGGAGGATGGGCTGAAAGGAAGTGGCTGGTGAAAGATTCAAAGCTCATGGAACTTTTTAAAAGATGCCCCACGTGTGGCTGTTACGTTGATGCGAAAACAGTTGCTATACATTCCAGCCAAGT TCAACCTGCCTCGTACCTGTCCTTCAGCATGCATACAGAGATCAGCATGACAAAATCATACAGCACCTCCTTCAGGAAACAGCACCTGGAAAGGCAGCAGAACACTGTGGTGATGCCAGATGTGATAGCCCTG gtAGCAAACACTCCACCTTGCTATGGCCATGGCCGGACCCCTGCAGTGTCTCTCAAGTTCTCTTGTGTTTACCCCCTCCTTGTGTTTCAGGATTTCCCCATCACTCTCTGTCCTTTGTTTATGTTGTCGGTGCGTTGTCATGGTTTCCCTTCCAGCTCTGTGGACTCACACACCTGCCTGCTATCAGCTCATCCTCCTGCAGCACGTCTTCTG GATCTCTGCCCACCTGCGAGTCtacctgctcacctgtctgcttTCCAGCCTCCGCTCCTCAATCTCTCTCCTCCACTGCTGCCATCCCTCTTCCCCCCTGCAGTCCTCAAATCACTCTCATAG